One window of the Sulfitobacter alexandrii genome contains the following:
- the hisD gene encoding histidinol dehydrogenase, translated as MPTILDSSAADFEDAFTALLGAKREDSPDVDAAVADIIAQVRARGDAAIVEFTQRFDRIGLTAETLAIGAEEIDRAVATVPEAERAALETAATRIRAYHARQLPRDEEWTDEAGATLGWRWTPVSAAGLYVPGGLASYPSSVLMNAIPAAVAGVGRLAMVVPTPDGVLNPLVLLAARLSGVTEIYRIGGAQAVAALAYGTETIAPVDKITGPGNAYVAAAKRRVFGKVGIDMIAGPSEILVIADADNDPDFIALDMLSQAEHDESAQSILITTDAAFGQAVAASIDTYLKTLERRAIAGASWRDYGAIITVPDLATAAALSDRIAPEHLELCVADPEALSARITHAGAIFLGQWTPEAIGDYVGGPNHVLPTARSARFSSGLSVLDFMKRTTLARMTPEALRGIGPAAETLAASESLQAHGLSVTARLNKLNR; from the coding sequence ATGCCCACCATTCTCGATTCCTCCGCCGCCGATTTCGAGGACGCCTTCACCGCGCTTCTGGGCGCCAAGCGCGAGGACAGTCCGGATGTCGACGCGGCCGTGGCCGATATCATCGCCCAGGTCCGTGCGCGCGGCGATGCTGCCATCGTCGAATTCACCCAACGGTTCGATCGGATCGGTCTGACCGCCGAAACGCTGGCCATCGGCGCAGAGGAAATCGACCGGGCCGTCGCGACAGTGCCCGAGGCGGAGCGTGCCGCTCTCGAGACCGCCGCGACCCGGATCCGGGCCTACCACGCCCGCCAGTTGCCCCGGGATGAAGAATGGACCGACGAGGCGGGGGCGACCCTCGGCTGGCGGTGGACACCGGTCTCTGCCGCGGGGCTCTATGTGCCCGGCGGGCTGGCAAGCTACCCGAGCTCGGTCCTGATGAACGCCATTCCCGCCGCCGTCGCCGGGGTCGGGCGGCTCGCCATGGTGGTGCCCACGCCGGACGGCGTGCTCAATCCGCTGGTGCTGCTGGCCGCGCGGCTATCGGGCGTGACCGAGATCTACCGCATCGGCGGGGCGCAGGCCGTGGCGGCACTGGCCTACGGCACCGAAACGATCGCGCCCGTGGACAAGATCACCGGCCCGGGGAATGCCTATGTCGCGGCGGCCAAGCGTCGGGTCTTCGGCAAGGTGGGCATCGACATGATCGCAGGCCCTTCCGAGATCCTCGTGATCGCGGACGCGGACAACGATCCCGATTTCATCGCGCTCGACATGCTCAGCCAGGCGGAACACGACGAAAGCGCGCAAAGCATCCTCATCACCACGGATGCCGCATTCGGGCAGGCTGTCGCGGCATCCATCGACACCTACCTCAAGACGCTGGAGCGTCGGGCCATCGCGGGGGCGTCCTGGCGCGACTACGGGGCGATCATCACCGTGCCGGACCTTGCCACCGCCGCGGCCCTGTCGGACCGGATCGCCCCCGAACACCTCGAGCTTTGCGTGGCGGACCCCGAGGCGCTGAGCGCGCGGATCACCCACGCGGGGGCGATCTTTCTGGGTCAGTGGACGCCCGAAGCGATCGGTGACTACGTCGGTGGCCCGAACCACGTGCTGCCCACCGCGCGCTCTGCCCGGTTCTCGTCGGGCCTGTCCGTTCTGGATTTCATGAAGCGGACGACGCTGGCCCGGATGACACCGGAGGCGCTCCGCGGCATCGGCCCGGCGGCCGAGACGCTTGCGGCCTCCGAAAGCCTTCAGGCGCACGGATTGAGCGTGACCGCCCGGCTGAACAAGCTCAACCGGTAG
- a CDS encoding UPF0262 family protein codes for MSRISQIVLDDANLPPPTPEIEQERKVAMFDLLEDNTFVIPAREDRPVPEGPYHLGLSIRDKRLVFDVATENEEKAAEFHLSLGPFRQVVKDYFQICESYFEAVKKLPPSQIETIDMARRGIHNEGSRVLQERLEGKAEIDIDTARRLFTLICVLHFGG; via the coding sequence ATGTCCCGCATCTCCCAGATCGTTCTCGACGATGCCAATCTGCCGCCCCCCACGCCCGAGATCGAGCAGGAACGAAAGGTCGCGATGTTCGATCTGCTGGAAGACAATACCTTTGTCATCCCCGCGCGCGAGGATCGCCCGGTGCCCGAAGGCCCCTATCACCTGGGCCTGTCGATCCGCGACAAGCGGCTGGTCTTCGACGTGGCGACCGAGAACGAGGAGAAGGCCGCGGAATTCCACCTGTCCCTCGGGCCGTTCCGGCAGGTCGTCAAGGATTACTTCCAGATCTGCGAAAGCTACTTCGAAGCGGTCAAGAAACTGCCGCCCAGCCAGATCGAGACGATCGACATGGCGCGCCGCGGAATCCACAACGAGGGGTCCCGCGTTCTGCAGGAGCGCCTGGAGGGCAAGGCCGAGATCGACATCGACACCGCCCGCCGCCTGTTCACCCTGATCTGCGTCCTGCATTTCGGCGGCTGA
- a CDS encoding DUF2948 family protein: MTEDARFEDGREAPLNIGAMDAEDLQVIASLTQDAVFPASEMRWDRKRARFALLLNRVRWEDAGKARHAPERVQSLLVFDTVQKVVSQGVSQGDPDTILSLLSIAFDEADAPSGHVELTLAGDGAIRLSVEALEVTLRDVTRPYAAPSKKLPSHPD; encoded by the coding sequence ATGACCGAGGACGCAAGATTCGAAGACGGCCGCGAGGCACCGCTGAACATCGGCGCGATGGATGCCGAGGATCTTCAGGTCATTGCATCGCTGACACAGGATGCGGTGTTCCCGGCGTCCGAGATGCGCTGGGACCGCAAGCGTGCGCGATTCGCCCTGCTGCTGAACCGGGTCCGCTGGGAGGACGCGGGCAAGGCGCGGCACGCGCCCGAACGGGTGCAGTCCCTGCTGGTCTTCGACACGGTTCAGAAGGTCGTCTCCCAAGGGGTCTCCCAGGGCGACCCGGACACCATCCTGTCCCTGCTCAGCATCGCTTTCGACGAAGCCGATGCACCTTCGGGCCACGTGGAACTGACGCTGGCCGGGGACGGGGCGATCCGGCTTTCGGTCGAGGCGCTGGAGGTGACGCTGCGCGACGTCACGCGGCCCTACGCCGCGCCGTCGAAAAAGCTGCCCTCGCACCCGGACTGA
- a CDS encoding low molecular weight phosphatase family protein has protein sequence MADLPQSVLFCCDHNAVRSPMAEGIMKKFYGTDTYVQSVGVKNDLEIDGFSIAVCAEIGVELSRHRSRSFDEMEQWGDDLSSFDLVIALSPASQRRALELTRFFHLDVEYWPILDPTGLGEGREAKLVQFRAARDQIKTRLIDRFGDPVCNES, from the coding sequence ATGGCGGACCTTCCCCAGTCCGTGCTGTTCTGCTGCGATCACAACGCGGTGCGCTCGCCCATGGCGGAAGGGATCATGAAGAAATTCTACGGCACCGACACCTACGTGCAGTCGGTGGGCGTCAAGAACGATCTGGAAATCGACGGCTTTTCCATCGCCGTCTGCGCCGAGATCGGGGTGGAACTGTCGCGTCACCGCTCCCGCAGCTTCGACGAGATGGAACAATGGGGCGACGACCTGTCATCCTTTGACCTCGTGATCGCCCTGTCCCCCGCCAGCCAGCGCCGCGCACTGGAATTAACCCGGTTCTTCCACCTCGACGTCGAATACTGGCCCATTCTCGACCCCACGGGACTGGGCGAGGGACGCGAGGCAAAGCTGGTCCAGTTCCGCGCGGCCCGCGACCAGATCAAGACCCGCCTGATCGACCGTTTCGGCGATCCGGTTTGCAACGAAAGCTAG
- the lepA gene encoding translation elongation factor 4, whose translation MTPLSHIRNFSIVAHIDHGKSTLADRLIQLTGTVAERDMKEQLLDAMDIERERGITIKANTVRIDYPAQDGETYVLNLIDTPGHVDFGYEVSRSMQAVEGSLLVVDASQGVEAQTLANVYQAIDADHEIVPVLNKVDLPAADCARVREQIEDVIGIEAHDAVEISAKTGIGIPDVLEAIVKRLPPPTGGDPDAPLKAMLVDSKYDQYLGVIVIVRVIDGTLKKGDRIRMIKTGGTYDVDDVGVYRPAMTSVKSLGPGEIGYLNASIKQVRDTRVGDTITHEKRPCEKPLPGFKPSQPVVFCGLFPVDSSEFEDLRDAIEKLALNDASFSFEMETSAALGFGFRCGFLGLLHLEVIRDRIEREYDIELITTAPSVIYHVHMKDGEMRELHNPADMPDLTHVDHMEEPRIKATILVPDEYLGDVLKLCQDRRGIQQDLTYAGSRAMVVYDLPLNEVVFDFYDRLKSVTKGYASFDYQMIGYRQDNLVKMQILVNDEPVDALSTMVHRDRAEMRGRAMVEKLKDLIPRHMFKIPIQAAIGGKVIARETLSAMRKDVTAKCYGGDATRKKKLLEKQKAGKKKMRQFGKVDIPQEAFISALKMDS comes from the coding sequence ATGACACCGCTTTCACACATCCGCAATTTCTCCATCGTGGCGCATATCGACCACGGGAAATCCACCCTTGCCGACCGGCTGATCCAGCTGACCGGAACAGTGGCCGAACGCGACATGAAGGAGCAGCTGCTCGATGCGATGGACATCGAGCGGGAGCGGGGGATCACCATCAAGGCGAACACCGTCCGGATCGACTATCCCGCGCAGGACGGCGAGACCTACGTGCTCAACCTGATCGACACGCCCGGCCACGTCGATTTCGGCTACGAGGTCAGCCGGTCGATGCAGGCGGTCGAGGGATCGCTGCTTGTGGTCGACGCCTCACAGGGGGTCGAGGCGCAGACACTCGCCAATGTCTACCAGGCCATCGACGCCGACCACGAGATCGTGCCGGTGCTGAACAAGGTGGACCTGCCCGCCGCCGACTGCGCCCGCGTCCGCGAGCAGATCGAGGACGTGATCGGGATCGAGGCGCACGACGCGGTGGAGATCAGCGCCAAGACCGGCATCGGCATTCCCGACGTGCTGGAAGCCATCGTCAAACGCCTGCCGCCCCCCACGGGCGGCGATCCCGACGCCCCGCTCAAGGCGATGCTGGTGGACAGCAAGTACGACCAGTACCTCGGCGTGATCGTGATCGTGCGTGTCATCGACGGCACCCTGAAAAAGGGGGACCGCATCCGCATGATCAAGACCGGCGGCACCTATGACGTGGACGACGTCGGCGTCTACCGCCCCGCGATGACCTCGGTAAAGAGCCTCGGCCCCGGCGAGATCGGCTATCTCAATGCCTCGATCAAGCAGGTCCGCGACACCCGGGTGGGCGACACCATCACCCACGAAAAGCGCCCCTGCGAAAAACCCCTGCCGGGCTTCAAACCTTCGCAGCCGGTCGTGTTCTGCGGGCTGTTCCCGGTGGACAGCTCCGAATTCGAAGACCTGCGCGACGCGATCGAGAAACTGGCGCTCAACGACGCGTCCTTCTCCTTCGAGATGGAAACCTCCGCCGCGCTCGGCTTCGGCTTCCGCTGCGGCTTCCTCGGTCTGCTGCACCTAGAGGTGATACGCGACCGGATCGAGCGGGAGTACGACATCGAACTGATCACCACCGCCCCGTCGGTGATCTACCACGTCCACATGAAGGACGGCGAGATGCGGGAACTGCATAACCCCGCCGACATGCCGGACCTCACGCACGTGGACCACATGGAGGAGCCGCGCATCAAGGCGACGATCCTCGTGCCCGACGAATACCTCGGCGACGTGCTCAAGCTCTGCCAGGACCGGCGGGGCATCCAGCAGGATCTGACCTATGCGGGCAGCCGCGCGATGGTGGTCTACGACCTGCCGCTGAACGAGGTGGTCTTCGACTTCTACGACCGGCTGAAATCGGTGACCAAGGGCTATGCCTCCTTCGACTACCAGATGATCGGCTACCGCCAGGACAACCTGGTCAAGATGCAGATCCTCGTGAACGACGAACCCGTGGACGCGCTGTCCACGATGGTCCACCGCGACCGGGCCGAGATGCGCGGCCGCGCGATGGTCGAAAAGCTGAAAGACCTGATCCCGCGCCACATGTTCAAGATCCCGATCCAGGCGGCGATCGGCGGCAAGGTCATCGCCCGCGAAACCCTGTCCGCCATGCGCAAGGACGTGACCGCCAAGTGCTATGGCGGCGACGCCACCCGCAAGAAGAAGCTGCTGGAGAAGCAGAAGGCGGGCAAGAAGAAGATGCGCCAGTTCGGCAAGGTGGATATCCCGCAGGAAGCTTTCATCAGCGCACTGAAAATGGACAGCTAA
- a CDS encoding class I SAM-dependent methyltransferase produces the protein MSRLESMRRRLTAQIEGLNWAAKEVGALKGDVLELGLGNGRTYDHLREVLPGRRIWVIDREMNAHPSCVPPEADFLQGDADRMLDRMAQAGTRLALVHYELGIGVAEADAVKSRSLSPLIAPLLVPGGLVISQDPLEGFERIAGPETVEADRYLFYRR, from the coding sequence ATGAGCCGTCTTGAATCCATGCGCCGCCGCCTGACTGCCCAGATCGAGGGGCTGAACTGGGCGGCAAAGGAGGTTGGCGCCCTGAAGGGCGACGTTCTGGAACTGGGGCTGGGGAACGGGCGCACCTACGATCACCTGCGCGAGGTGCTGCCCGGCCGGCGCATCTGGGTCATCGACCGCGAGATGAACGCGCATCCCTCCTGCGTCCCGCCCGAGGCGGACTTTCTGCAGGGCGACGCGGACCGGATGCTGGACCGGATGGCACAGGCGGGAACCCGGCTTGCCCTCGTGCACTACGAACTGGGCATCGGCGTGGCGGAAGCCGACGCGGTAAAGAGCCGCAGCCTCAGCCCCCTGATCGCCCCGCTGCTGGTGCCCGGCGGGCTGGTGATCTCGCAGGATCCGCTGGAGGGGTTCGAGCGGATCGCGGGGCCGGAGACGGTGGAAGCGGATCGGTACCTGTTTTATCGCCGCTGA
- a CDS encoding DUF3072 domain-containing protein: MTDNPKSNPTGNAEKDPEDWVTGDEPMTGAQASYLKTLCEQHGEEFQDGLTKAEASERIEALKG; this comes from the coding sequence ATGACCGACAACCCCAAGAGCAACCCGACCGGCAACGCGGAAAAGGACCCCGAGGACTGGGTCACCGGCGACGAGCCGATGACCGGCGCGCAGGCGAGCTATCTCAAGACGCTGTGCGAGCAGCACGGCGAAGAGTTTCAGGACGGTCTGACGAAGGCGGAGGCGTCGGAACGGATCGAGGCGCTGAAGGGGTGA
- a CDS encoding glycosyltransferase family protein — protein sequence MKVMIVVTHLLGTGHLSRALTLARAFREGGHAVRVVSGGMPVAHLDDPDLPLTQLPPVRSDGVDFARLLDETGTAVSDTFLSARQDALLSAFRDMQPDVLITELFPFGRRILRQEFRALLETARAVPHPPLVCASIRDILAPPSKPKKAEFAEETIEAFYDAVLVHADPGITPLDLSWPVSDALKARLRYTGFVAPAPADAHPRRDGLREVIVSAGGGDVGAEIFATALASAARDKGRKWRLLLGGADAASRAAAMSPPANATVEPARPDFRQMLHHAAASISMCGYNTALDLLQTGCPAVLIPFDAGSEVEQGLRANALAERPGFAVLRSADLTAAAMLQALDEVTRGPRPAPLRDGLDGATRTVEIVTSMLEDRP from the coding sequence ATGAAGGTGATGATCGTGGTGACCCATCTGCTTGGAACGGGGCACCTGTCGCGTGCCCTGACGCTGGCGCGCGCGTTCCGCGAGGGCGGGCATGCGGTGCGGGTCGTGTCCGGCGGGATGCCGGTGGCGCATCTCGACGACCCCGATCTGCCGCTGACGCAGCTGCCCCCCGTGCGGTCGGACGGCGTGGATTTCGCGCGGCTGCTCGACGAGACCGGCACGGCGGTGTCCGACACCTTTCTGTCCGCCCGTCAGGACGCACTTCTTTCGGCCTTTCGCGACATGCAGCCCGATGTCCTGATCACCGAACTCTTTCCGTTCGGCCGGCGCATCCTCAGGCAGGAATTCCGCGCCCTGCTGGAAACCGCGCGGGCGGTGCCGCACCCGCCGCTGGTCTGCGCGTCGATCCGCGACATCCTTGCGCCGCCGAGCAAGCCGAAAAAGGCGGAATTCGCGGAAGAGACGATCGAGGCGTTCTACGACGCGGTGCTGGTCCACGCGGACCCCGGGATCACGCCTCTGGACCTGAGCTGGCCGGTGTCCGATGCGCTGAAGGCGCGGCTGCGGTATACCGGGTTCGTCGCGCCAGCGCCTGCGGACGCGCATCCGCGCAGGGACGGGCTGCGAGAGGTGATCGTCAGCGCGGGCGGCGGCGACGTCGGGGCCGAGATCTTTGCCACCGCCCTCGCGTCGGCGGCGCGGGACAAGGGCCGCAAATGGCGGCTGCTGCTGGGCGGGGCCGATGCCGCCAGCCGCGCGGCGGCGATGTCTCCGCCCGCCAACGCGACCGTCGAACCGGCGCGCCCCGACTTCCGGCAGATGCTGCACCATGCGGCGGCCTCCATTTCCATGTGCGGCTACAACACCGCGCTGGACCTGCTGCAGACAGGTTGCCCGGCGGTGCTGATCCCCTTCGATGCGGGCAGCGAGGTGGAACAGGGGCTGCGGGCAAACGCGCTGGCGGAAAGGCCGGGCTTTGCCGTCCTGCGCAGTGCGGACCTGACCGCCGCCGCGATGTTGCAAGCGCTGGACGAGGTGACGCGCGGCCCCCGCCCCGCCCCCCTGCGCGACGGGCTGGACGGGGCGACCCGGACGGTCGAGATCGTGACATCGATGCTGGAGGACAGGCCATGA
- a CDS encoding polysaccharide deacetylase family protein, translated as MSIDWSPLTAELARWRAEARDLPLWWRDDDATEPTAALDRLLTLSAALDMPVHLAVIPRAATDGLADRLRGVGHATTVVHGWAHENHAPPGRKKAEFGQPRPDAVADAEAGLTRLRHLFGDGLLDLFVPPWNRIDSSVVEALPGIGFRGLSTYTPRPAREAAPGLVQINTHVDPIHWRGGGGLVDADILIAALVAHLEDRRAGRADAAEPLGLLTHHLVHDSAIWEFTHACLSTLLMGGARPINLLHLKGPLP; from the coding sequence ATGAGCATCGATTGGTCGCCGCTGACCGCCGAGCTTGCCCGCTGGCGGGCCGAGGCGCGCGACCTGCCCCTGTGGTGGCGCGACGACGATGCAACGGAGCCGACCGCCGCGCTGGACAGACTGCTGACGCTGTCGGCGGCACTGGACATGCCGGTCCATCTGGCCGTGATCCCCCGGGCCGCCACCGACGGGCTCGCCGACCGTCTGCGCGGCGTGGGCCATGCCACCACGGTCGTGCATGGCTGGGCGCACGAGAACCACGCGCCGCCGGGCCGTAAGAAGGCGGAGTTCGGACAGCCGCGCCCCGATGCCGTCGCCGACGCCGAGGCGGGGCTGACCCGGTTGCGACACCTGTTCGGGGACGGGCTGCTCGACCTGTTCGTGCCGCCCTGGAACCGGATCGACTCGTCGGTCGTCGAGGCGCTGCCCGGGATCGGCTTTCGCGGCCTGTCGACGTACACGCCCCGCCCCGCGCGCGAGGCCGCGCCGGGACTGGTGCAGATCAACACCCATGTCGATCCCATCCACTGGCGCGGCGGCGGCGGGCTTGTCGATGCCGACATCCTGATCGCCGCGCTGGTCGCGCATCTCGAGGACCGCCGCGCGGGCCGCGCCGACGCGGCGGAACCGCTGGGCCTGCTGACGCACCACCTTGTGCATGACAGCGCGATCTGGGAGTTCACGCATGCCTGCCTGTCCACCCTGCTGATGGGCGGCGCGCGGCCGATCAACCTGCTGCACCTGAAAGGACCCCTGCCATGA
- a CDS encoding GNAT family N-acetyltransferase, whose protein sequence is MALRIVPLTGTALADALPQVARLRIGVFAEWPYLYDGDLAYEERYLQSYRDSEGAIVVGAFDGETLVGASTGTPLADHADDFAAAFAPTGIDLGQVFYCAESVLLPAYRGQGAGHRFFDAREDHARALGFGKSCFCAVMRPEDHPARPAGYRPLDDFWRARGYRPLDGVIARFHWKDHGETEATAKPLQFWMRDL, encoded by the coding sequence ATGGCGCTGCGCATCGTCCCCCTGACCGGCACGGCGCTGGCCGATGCCTTGCCGCAGGTCGCGCGGCTCCGGATCGGCGTGTTTGCGGAATGGCCCTATCTCTACGACGGCGATCTGGCCTACGAGGAGCGCTACCTGCAAAGCTACCGCGACAGCGAAGGGGCGATCGTCGTGGGCGCCTTCGATGGGGAGACGCTGGTCGGCGCCAGCACGGGGACGCCGCTGGCCGATCACGCGGACGATTTCGCCGCCGCCTTCGCGCCGACCGGCATCGACCTCGGGCAGGTCTTCTATTGCGCGGAAAGCGTGTTGTTGCCGGCGTACCGGGGGCAGGGGGCCGGCCACCGGTTCTTCGATGCGCGCGAAGATCACGCCCGCGCGCTGGGCTTCGGGAAAAGCTGTTTCTGCGCGGTGATGCGGCCCGAGGATCACCCGGCCCGGCCCGCCGGCTACCGCCCGCTCGATGACTTCTGGCGGGCGCGGGGGTACAGGCCGCTCGACGGGGTGATCGCCCGGTTCCACTGGAAGGATCACGGCGAGACGGAAGCGACGGCGAAGCCCCTGCAATTCTGGATGCGCGACCTCTGA
- a CDS encoding Hint domain-containing protein, translating to MANYDIYVLGESAITISGGGQLDGVTQGDGSHLSGRTITLNSNGWVPIAISDNDANFDDNDGNQVLDGAQQIDGVTYAGGTRVEAEYGVVVTDGTRSWTLVGFNVNNSNPTFGTIEGLAFIGGSGGFPPVGVPLTVTGTFEGPAYLATEYATPICLVAGTRVTTATGPRPIEQLGPGDLVLTRDNGLQPVRWAGQRRVPALAAFAPVRIRRGTLGNRRDLWVSQQHRVLVEGWKAELLFGEAEVLVAAVHLVNDGSIRLMPGGEVCYVHLLFDRHEVIETEGCWTESLFTGSTALASLPPAAHAEILALFPELAGPEAAHRTTSYRVLKRHEARILGPDPQVRA from the coding sequence GTGGCCAACTACGACATCTACGTTCTGGGCGAGAGCGCCATCACCATTTCGGGTGGCGGCCAGCTTGACGGTGTCACGCAGGGCGACGGCTCGCACCTCTCGGGGCGCACGATCACCCTCAACAGCAACGGCTGGGTGCCGATCGCCATTTCGGACAACGACGCCAATTTCGATGACAACGACGGCAACCAGGTGCTGGACGGGGCGCAGCAGATCGACGGCGTCACCTATGCCGGCGGCACCCGCGTCGAGGCGGAGTACGGCGTGGTCGTGACGGACGGCACCCGCAGCTGGACGCTCGTGGGTTTCAACGTCAACAACTCCAACCCCACCTTCGGCACCATCGAGGGATTGGCCTTCATCGGCGGCAGCGGCGGGTTTCCTCCCGTCGGGGTGCCGCTGACCGTCACCGGAACGTTCGAGGGCCCGGCCTACCTCGCGACGGAGTACGCCACGCCGATCTGCCTTGTCGCGGGAACACGCGTGACGACGGCCACGGGACCGCGCCCGATCGAGCAGCTTGGCCCCGGCGACCTCGTCCTGACCCGCGACAACGGACTGCAACCGGTCCGCTGGGCGGGGCAACGCCGGGTCCCTGCGCTGGCCGCGTTCGCGCCCGTCCGCATCCGGCGCGGGACGCTGGGCAACCGCCGCGACCTCTGGGTATCGCAGCAGCACCGCGTTCTGGTCGAAGGCTGGAAGGCGGAACTGCTCTTTGGAGAGGCCGAGGTGCTGGTGGCGGCGGTTCACCTCGTGAACGACGGATCGATCCGCCTGATGCCCGGCGGGGAGGTGTGCTATGTGCACCTTCTCTTCGACAGGCACGAAGTGATCGAGACCGAAGGGTGCTGGACCGAGAGCCTATTCACCGGGTCGACGGCACTGGCCAGCCTGCCGCCGGCCGCGCATGCCGAGATACTGGCGCTTTTCCCCGAACTTGCGGGGCCGGAAGCGGCCCACCGCACCACATCCTACCGGGTGCTGAAACGCCACGAGGCCCGGATACTGGGACCGGATCCGCAGGTCCGCGCCTGA
- a CDS encoding histidine phosphatase family protein, with product MTRLALLRHGHTAWNRAGRIQGRTDVPLDDAARAQLADLSLPAPWDRAAIWSSPLQRAVETARLVSGRDPRTDPALTEMHWGDWEGRTRPELHADPACDYRPIEAWGWDHAPPGGESPARVRDRLLPWAQAMTQDAVAVCHIGVMRVLLARAHGWDFDGPAPFAVKRNRLYVIDITASGWRPAVEPVRLIGGTS from the coding sequence ATGACCCGCCTCGCCCTGCTGCGCCACGGCCATACCGCGTGGAACCGCGCCGGTCGCATCCAGGGGCGCACCGATGTGCCGCTGGACGACGCCGCCCGTGCGCAGCTTGCCGACCTGTCGCTGCCCGCCCCGTGGGACCGTGCCGCGATCTGGTCCAGCCCGCTGCAGCGCGCGGTCGAGACGGCGCGGCTGGTCAGCGGGAGAGATCCGCGAACGGACCCGGCGCTGACCGAGATGCACTGGGGCGACTGGGAAGGCCGGACGCGCCCCGAGCTTCACGCCGATCCCGCCTGCGATTACCGCCCCATCGAGGCCTGGGGCTGGGACCACGCGCCCCCCGGCGGCGAAAGCCCGGCCCGGGTTCGGGATCGCCTGCTGCCCTGGGCGCAGGCGATGACGCAGGACGCCGTCGCGGTGTGTCATATCGGCGTGATGCGCGTGCTGCTCGCCCGTGCGCACGGCTGGGACTTCGACGGGCCTGCCCCCTTTGCCGTCAAGCGCAACAGGCTCTACGTGATCGACATCACGGCCAGTGGCTGGCGGCCCGCCGTGGAACCGGTCAGGCTGATCGGAGGCACGTCATGA
- a CDS encoding ketosteroid isomerase-related protein, producing the protein MADIIKTYFDAFNAGDTDGMLACLTDDVAHHVNEGNVREGTAKFAEFCAHMSRCYKETLTDMVIFSNADNTRAAAEYTVNGTYLETDEGLPDARGQTYRLPAGSFFDLRDGRISRITTYYNLSDWIAQVS; encoded by the coding sequence ATGGCCGACATCATCAAGACCTATTTCGACGCCTTCAACGCGGGCGACACCGACGGGATGCTCGCCTGCCTCACCGACGACGTGGCGCACCACGTCAACGAGGGCAACGTGCGCGAAGGCACGGCAAAGTTCGCGGAGTTCTGCGCGCACATGAGCCGCTGCTACAAGGAGACCCTCACCGACATGGTGATCTTCTCCAACGCCGACAACACGCGCGCCGCAGCCGAATACACGGTCAACGGCACCTACCTGGAAACGGACGAGGGGCTGCCCGACGCGCGGGGCCAGACCTACCGTCTGCCGGCAGGGTCGTTCTTCGACCTGCGGGACGGCAGGATCAGCCGCATCACCACCTATTACAACCTCTCGGACTGGATCGCGCAGGTCAGCTGA